The Polypterus senegalus isolate Bchr_013 chromosome 1, ASM1683550v1, whole genome shotgun sequence genome includes a window with the following:
- the LOC120523258 gene encoding GTPase HRas: protein MTEYKLVVVGAGGVGKSALTIQLIQNHFVDEYDPTIEDSYRKQVVIDGETCLLDILDTAGQEEYSAMRDQYMRTGEGFLCVFAINNTKSFEDIHQYREQIKRVKDSDDVPMVLVGNKCDLPARTVDTRQAQELARSYGIPYIETSAKTRQGVEDAFYTLVREIRQHKLRKLNPPDESGQDCISCKCVIS, encoded by the exons ATGACCGAGTACAAGCTGGTGGTGGTGGGAGCTGGTGGCGTTGGGAAGAGCGCTTTGACCATCCAGCTGATACAGAACCATTTTGTGGACGAATACGACCCAACGATAGAG GATTCTTATAGAAAACAAGTAGTAATCGATGGGGAGACGTGCTTGTTAGACATTTTGGACACTGCGGGTCAAGAGGAGTACAGCGCAATGCGAGATCAGTACATGAGAACTGGAGAGGGCTTCCTGTGTGTCTTTGCCATCAATAACACCAAATCATTTGAGGACATTCATCAGTACAG GGAACAAATAAAAAGAGTGAAAGACTCAGACGACGTTCCCATGGTTCTTGTGGGAAACAAATGTGACCTGCCGGCGCGGACTGTGGACACGAGACAAGCTCAAGAGCTTGCAAGGAGCTACGGCATCCCGTATATAGAAACCTCAGCcaagaccagacag GGAGTAGAGGATGCCTTCTACACTTTGGTGCGGGAAATCCGGCAGCATAAACTCCGAAAGCTGAACCCTCCAGATGAAAGCGGACAGGACTGCATCAGCTGTAAATGTGTCATTTCGTGA